The Chitinophaga sp. Cy-1792 genome contains the following window.
CAGGTCCGCGACCTGGAAACGATGTTAGGCTTACCGTTGTTTCACCGTTCCGGAAAAAAAATGATCCTGACGGAAGCGGGCAGGAAAGTGCTGGAACATGCAGAGTCTATGCTTCCTATGATGGACAACCTGAAATCGGAATTACTGCAGCTGAAGGAGGGGCGTAAACAAACGATCCGGGTAAGTACGGAATGCTATACCAGCTATCACTGGCTGCCAGGGGTTTTCAGAACATTCCGTCAGCTATATCCGGATGTGACGTTACAGATAGTGGTACAGGCCACGCAAAAGCCGATGGCCGCGATGGAAGCAGGGGAGCTGGACCTGGCCATTGTCAGCAGGTCTGTTACCAATAGCAACTACCGCTACGATCATTTATTTGATGATGAACTGGTGGTAGTGATGAGCAATGAACATCCGCTTGCCCATGCGAAAAAAATAAAGGAAACACATATCAAAGATGAAGCGGTGATGGTCTACACCTTTGGCAGTAATACCGGTTCTGCGCTGGAGAGTTTTCTGAAACTCACGCCACCTAAGCGTATCATACCGGTGCCATTGACAGAGGCGATCATTGAAATGGTAAAAGCCAATATAGGCATTACCGTTATGGCCAGATGGGCAGTAGCACCCTATCTGTGTGAGCAGCTGGCGGTAGTGCCGCTGGAATCGCCATTGCGAAAACGCCGCTGGTATGCCTGTATGCATAAGGAGGCCAACGAACCGTTAAGGCAGCTGTCTGCATTGCTACGTCAGCAGTTTAAGTCGTAACAGGATTATTGCAATACGGCACTTATCAGCAGCATCATTGGTCTGCGCAATTCGTTTTCCATTCCTTCAAAAGCCTTTAGCATGGCTTCATCTGGCTGTGGTTCCACTACCTGTTGGATAGTAAACCCTTTGCTGATCAGCGTTTGCAGGTAGGTGGTCAGTGTGCGGTGATATTTCGTTACCTGTGTGCCCAGAAAAACAGTTTGTCTTTCGCCCTCGCTGAAATAATGATCTACCGGCCAGTGGAGGATGCTTCCGTCAGCAGCATAGTACCAGTCCTGCTTGCCGGCGGCAGTAAATACAGGATGCTCTACAGAGAATACGAAGTTGCCGCCTGGCCGCAGGCAATGTGCTACTTTTTCACAGAGCGCATCAAAGGCTGCTATATAATGGAAGGCCAGTGAGCTTATCACCATATCAAAGCTTCCGTCGGGGAAATGTATATCCTCTATTGGTTGCCGGATATACGAAATGCCTGGCAAACCGTTTATTTCCCTTGCCCTTGCCAGCATTTTTTCAGAGATATCTACGCCGGTAACCGCAGTGGCGCCCTGTTCTATGGCATAGCGGTCGTGCCATCCGAACCCACATCCCAGGTCAAGTACCGTTTTTCCGGTGAAGGAGGGGAGCATCGCTTTGAGTGCATGCCATTCGCCTGCGCCCTCCAGGCCTTTCTGTGAGCGGTTCATATTACTGTATGCGCCAAAAAACTGTGGATCATCGTATTTATTCTCTTTCATCGGGAAAAGATTAATTAAAGCGAATGTAGGCAAATCAAATTTTTGTACAGATGTTAGAAACTGACATAAAACAGAAGAGCAACATTAAGTTAATATACAGCTCCAATATGATTAGTAATTTGGCAACATGAATAGGCCAACTTTACTTAGCCTCATGGCTATACTTACACTGTTATTATCCTCCTGGGGAAATGTCGGACATCAAACCATCGGTAAAATTGCACAGAACCACCTGTCTCCAAAGGCCAGCCTGGCAGTCAAAGACCTTTTAGGTGATCAGTCACTGGCAGATGTGGCATCCTGGGCCGATGAAGTACGCAACCAGGATGAATACAAGGAGACTGCTCCCTGGCATTTTCTGAACCTGCCACTGGGCCTTGACCGCAAGGCTTTTGAGACGCAGGTGCTCGCAACGCCAGACCAGAACGTGTTCAGCGCATTAACACAACTGGAAAAAGAACTCGCCGATCCGGCTACTCCACGCGAGAAGAAAATTGTTGCACTGAAATTTATTGTGCACCTCGTGGGAGATTTACATCAGCCAATGCATATCAGCAGAAAGGAAGATAAAGGTGGTAACACCATCCAGCTGAATTATGAAGGGAAAGGTACTAATCTTCACAGCCTGTGGGATAGTCGCCTGATCAGCACCCAGGGCCTCACTTACCAGCAGATGGCAGAAAAACTGGATGATGTAGGTAAGCGTAAAATCAAGCAGTGGCAGCGTGATCCGGCTATGCAATGGATCTGGGAAAGCTACCAGGTAAGCAGCCAGCTGTATGCACAGGTGGACGCCATGAATGGCCGTAGCATCGGTAAGGAATATTATGAGCAGCATATCCCGGTAATCAATGAAAGAATTCAACAGGCAGGTATTCGCCTCGCAGCCGTGTTGAATGAAGCGTTTAAATAAGCTGTATTAAAAAATATAAATGAAAAGCCCTGTGCATGCACAGGGCTTTTCATTTATATTGCATCCCGTAACGGGCCGTAGCTCATCAGGAAGAGCGCCTGCACCAACGCGGAGGAAATGAGTTCGAGGCTCATCGGCCTGTTACACTTTCTTCTCCAGCCGCTAATTAATTTTCGTTTTAAAAATTAAATGCATATGTTTGTGATCCTATAGCAGGCTGTGGCTTATCTGGAAGAGCGTCTCCCTTTCACGGAGAAGGAATGAGTTCGAAGCTCATCGGCCTGTCACTTCTCCATCTGCACTTATTTTCCTTTACAACCATCTTATTTTTTTGCTGCCGGATTTTATTTTTCATTTTAAAAATAAAAATCATATGTTTGCGCCCGTAACAGACCGTGGCTCATCAGGAAGAGCATCTGCCATGCAAGCAGGGGGAATGAGTTCGAGTCTCATCGGTTTGTTACTTCTTCTCTTTCCATCCCTTTCTTTTTTCTTTTCCAGCTAAGATTTTAATTTTCAAATAAAGAATAAAATTTATATGTTTGCACTTGTAACAAACTGTAGTTCAGTTGGAAGAGCGCGACTTTGCCAAGGTCGAAGCATGAGTTCGAACCTCATCAGTTTGTTACACTTTCTTCACTAGCGATATACGCTTTTAATCGCTTTCGTATCCGGATGAATAAAATCTACAGGCATAGCCGGATAATCTTTCATCACAGAATCTTTTACCGGTTGATTTGCTTTTGCGCCCAAAGCCTTTGCAGAAGGGGCATGGCCCAGGTCTATATATTTTAAGGAAGGCTGGCGCATAACAACGGAATGTAGCTGTTCCATACCTGCTGCTTCAATGCCACAACTGGAAAGACTCAGTTGTTCCAGGGTTGTGTTTCGTTGCAGGCCGCGTAACAGATGTGCTACGCCCGCATCGCCGATATTATTTACACTCAGGAACAGTGCTTTCACCGACTTATTTTCTTCCAGCATATCGCTGACAGCGGTCATCATATCAGCAGTCAGGTAATTACCGCTCAGGTATAATCTTTCTACGGAATTATTTTCTTTCAGGTAATGCAACAGGGTGCGGAACGCTTCTCCGGCAAGGGTATTTACCAGGTCCAGCGTACGAATGCGGGTATTTTGTTTTAATAGCTGAATGATAGCAGGGATACTCTGTGGCCCGATCGGATTTCGCTTGAACCATAATCCTCTTACTGCGGTGTTTTCAGCCAGTGCTTCGCAGATGGCTGCTGCTCCCTGGTGGTCCATATAATTACAGCCGAGATAGACGGTTTCAACGGTGTTGTTTGCTGCAACCAGTGCTGCAATAGCCGCTGCGCCCGGATTTCCGAAGGCATTCGTGCCAAGTAATAAATGCTTCACCTGTGTGTTACGGTGCAGCGCCTGTGCCACCAGCTGCATACCTTCAACGCCAAGTTTTTGCTTACACATATCGAGGCGGCCGTCGCTGGTGATGGTGCCAACAGGAAAAGCCTTGTCGGCCGCTGGCAATGGCTGGTTCTCTGCCAGAAATTGTAAGATAGGATCAAGGTCTTCCCGTTGAAAGGAAAACCCGGGGATCACTTTATCTACGGGACATACAACGTTATTCATCTGCATAAAAAAATATTACATGATTAGTTTAATTTCAATTACCAGGCATAAGGGAAATAATCTTTCAGGAAATGGCCAAACAACGGGATCTCCGGTTTGGTAAGTCCGCTTACTACGGGGTCGTATATACGTGCCATGCCATCTGTTTCATCCAGCGGAGGAACGAACCCTTGTTCTTCGTATAGCCATTCTTTGATAGGATGAGGATTTTCCTGTGTTATCCAGCCGGTATCTACACTATTCATGTAG
Protein-coding sequences here:
- a CDS encoding ribonuclease inhibitor; this encodes MQMNNVVCPVDKVIPGFSFQREDLDPILQFLAENQPLPAADKAFPVGTITSDGRLDMCKQKLGVEGMQLVAQALHRNTQVKHLLLGTNAFGNPGAAAIAALVAANNTVETVYLGCNYMDHQGAAAICEALAENTAVRGLWFKRNPIGPQSIPAIIQLLKQNTRIRTLDLVNTLAGEAFRTLLHYLKENNSVERLYLSGNYLTADMMTAVSDMLEENKSVKALFLSVNNIGDAGVAHLLRGLQRNTTLEQLSLSSCGIEAAGMEQLHSVVMRQPSLKYIDLGHAPSAKALGAKANQPVKDSVMKDYPAMPVDFIHPDTKAIKSVYR
- a CDS encoding S1/P1 nuclease; this encodes MAILTLLLSSWGNVGHQTIGKIAQNHLSPKASLAVKDLLGDQSLADVASWADEVRNQDEYKETAPWHFLNLPLGLDRKAFETQVLATPDQNVFSALTQLEKELADPATPREKKIVALKFIVHLVGDLHQPMHISRKEDKGGNTIQLNYEGKGTNLHSLWDSRLISTQGLTYQQMAEKLDDVGKRKIKQWQRDPAMQWIWESYQVSSQLYAQVDAMNGRSIGKEYYEQHIPVINERIQQAGIRLAAVLNEAFK
- a CDS encoding LysR family transcriptional regulator, which codes for MITFQHLQIVRSIITEGSVTKASQKLHLTQSALSHQVRDLETMLGLPLFHRSGKKMILTEAGRKVLEHAESMLPMMDNLKSELLQLKEGRKQTIRVSTECYTSYHWLPGVFRTFRQLYPDVTLQIVVQATQKPMAAMEAGELDLAIVSRSVTNSNYRYDHLFDDELVVVMSNEHPLAHAKKIKETHIKDEAVMVYTFGSNTGSALESFLKLTPPKRIIPVPLTEAIIEMVKANIGITVMARWAVAPYLCEQLAVVPLESPLRKRRWYACMHKEANEPLRQLSALLRQQFKS
- a CDS encoding bifunctional 2-polyprenyl-6-hydroxyphenol methylase/3-demethylubiquinol 3-O-methyltransferase UbiG — encoded protein: MKENKYDDPQFFGAYSNMNRSQKGLEGAGEWHALKAMLPSFTGKTVLDLGCGFGWHDRYAIEQGATAVTGVDISEKMLARAREINGLPGISYIRQPIEDIHFPDGSFDMVISSLAFHYIAAFDALCEKVAHCLRPGGNFVFSVEHPVFTAAGKQDWYYAADGSILHWPVDHYFSEGERQTVFLGTQVTKYHRTLTTYLQTLISKGFTIQQVVEPQPDEAMLKAFEGMENELRRPMMLLISAVLQ